A portion of the uncultured Draconibacterium sp. genome contains these proteins:
- the rsmI gene encoding 16S rRNA (cytidine(1402)-2'-O)-methyltransferase, protein MDNEAKLILVPTPIGNLQDITLRAIEVLKTADIILAEDTRVSSKLLKHLEIEKKLVAHHKFNEHKTTGSIVSKIEQGNTVALISDAGTPAISDPGFLLVRACVEKNLKVECLPGATALIPALAVSGLPTDKFVFEGFLPQKKGRQTRLKILAEEPRTMVLYESPYRLVKALGQFAEFFGPERKACVCRELSKMFEEVKRGTVTELQAYYTEHSPKGEIVIVVEGKND, encoded by the coding sequence ATGGATAACGAAGCAAAATTAATACTTGTTCCCACGCCCATCGGAAATCTGCAAGACATAACACTGAGGGCGATTGAGGTTTTAAAAACAGCCGACATTATTTTGGCAGAAGATACACGTGTGTCGTCAAAATTGTTAAAGCACCTCGAGATTGAAAAGAAACTGGTTGCACATCATAAATTTAACGAGCATAAAACCACCGGCTCAATTGTTTCGAAGATTGAGCAGGGAAATACGGTGGCTTTAATTTCGGATGCCGGGACACCGGCCATTTCCGATCCCGGATTTTTGTTGGTAAGAGCCTGTGTTGAGAAAAACCTGAAAGTGGAATGTTTGCCCGGCGCAACTGCGTTAATTCCGGCTTTGGCAGTTTCGGGTTTGCCAACCGATAAATTTGTTTTTGAAGGATTTTTACCCCAGAAAAAAGGCCGTCAGACACGTTTGAAAATATTGGCAGAAGAACCGCGGACGATGGTGCTTTACGAATCTCCATACCGTTTGGTAAAAGCCCTGGGGCAATTTGCCGAGTTTTTTGGCCCCGAGCGAAAAGCCTGTGTATGCCGCGAGCTGAGTAAAATGTTCGAAGAAGTGAAACGGGGAACTGTAACCGAGTTGCAAGCCTACTACACCGAACATTCGCCAAAAGGCGAAATTGTAATTGTTGTTGAAGGTAAAAACGATTAA
- a CDS encoding thymidine kinase: MFIERDVNSHKKVGTIEVVAGSMFSGKTEELIRRLKRAKIAKQKVEIYKPMVDLRYSETEVVSHDENAIHSTPVENSANILLLAGDVDVIGIDEAQFFDKGLINVVNQLANMGIRVIIAGLDMDFKGEPFGPIPGLMAVADYVTKVHAICVRCGSIAQFSHRLSEKEQVVLLGEKDIYEPLCRSCYNKAHKE; the protein is encoded by the coding sequence ATGTTTATAGAAAGAGATGTAAACAGCCATAAAAAAGTTGGCACCATTGAAGTTGTTGCCGGATCGATGTTTTCGGGGAAGACTGAAGAATTGATTCGACGGCTTAAACGTGCCAAAATTGCGAAACAAAAGGTAGAAATTTACAAACCGATGGTTGATCTTCGTTACTCGGAAACCGAAGTGGTTTCGCACGACGAAAATGCCATTCACTCTACTCCGGTTGAAAACTCGGCGAATATATTACTTCTGGCCGGCGATGTTGATGTGATTGGAATTGATGAAGCACAGTTTTTCGACAAAGGACTGATTAATGTGGTAAATCAATTGGCCAATATGGGAATTCGCGTGATTATTGCCGGACTAGACATGGATTTTAAAGGCGAACCATTTGGGCCTATTCCAGGCCTTATGGCAGTTGCTGATTACGTAACAAAAGTGCATGCAATTTGTGTTCGTTGCGGAAGTATTGCACAATTCTCTCATCGTCTTTCGGAAAAAGAGCAGGTGGTTTTGCTGGGCGAAAAAGACATTTACGAACCACTTTGCCGAAGCTGTTACAACAAAGCACACAAAGAATAA
- a CDS encoding SusD/RagB family nutrient-binding outer membrane lipoprotein, with translation MKNILKDFKLVLFTVLILMAGSCTDDFEEMNTDPNSPVDVPAINIFTHALESHISYEMGGWIQHTYLGTWSQQWTKVQYIDEDKYMPRNMDGDFHDRYTNALQDLAIILDKTNPANEDGGNPELYAAAKIWKVLIFDFLTDLWGDVPYTEANMGLTSDNVTPVYDTQASIYDGMIAELDEANSLLSSTSFNFGSGDILFGGDPMMWKKFGNSLRLRILNRAAGTPWDFTYDMVGGTQVTTTAGAAAMSDADSKIAAVLSNPSQYPIMTSNDDNAMLAYPGLPYRNPIFNTLFSRTDQGVSQTMIDYLNARTDPRVHIYAQPIPKSVGTETLVYNGHQNGLSHAAATFQNISILGTAIAYTETAPLYVLCADEVELIQAEYYMRAGDDAAAQAHYEAGIAASMDRWGCTDGATITPSNRDGDDLSAYSVTVDQAAYLADPLVAWGGSDAEKFQKIIEQKWAAMFGQGVQAWIEVRRTGFPARIFEYELEGAYYPNMGMPTRLTYSTVEDTYNGANLDAAKERQGVQDLNEGLFGSWVWWNTRRNPIPTEIDPPAADKQ, from the coding sequence ATGAAAAATATATTGAAAGATTTTAAATTAGTCCTGTTTACCGTCCTGATTTTAATGGCAGGATCGTGTACAGACGACTTTGAGGAAATGAACACCGACCCGAACAGCCCGGTTGATGTTCCCGCGATAAACATCTTTACCCATGCTTTAGAGTCGCATATTAGCTACGAAATGGGTGGATGGATTCAACATACTTATCTTGGAACTTGGTCGCAACAATGGACCAAAGTACAGTATATTGATGAGGACAAATACATGCCTCGTAATATGGATGGCGATTTTCATGATCGTTACACCAATGCATTACAGGATTTAGCTATCATTCTTGATAAAACAAATCCGGCAAACGAAGACGGTGGAAATCCTGAGCTTTACGCCGCAGCAAAAATCTGGAAAGTGTTAATCTTCGATTTCCTTACCGATTTATGGGGCGACGTTCCTTATACTGAAGCAAACATGGGACTTACCAGCGATAACGTAACTCCGGTTTACGATACTCAGGCATCAATTTATGATGGTATGATTGCTGAACTGGACGAAGCTAACAGCTTGCTTTCTTCTACATCTTTTAACTTTGGTAGTGGCGACATTCTTTTTGGTGGCGACCCAATGATGTGGAAAAAGTTTGGTAACTCACTTCGCTTGCGTATTCTTAACCGTGCTGCAGGTACTCCTTGGGATTTTACTTACGATATGGTAGGTGGAACACAGGTTACTACAACAGCCGGTGCTGCTGCAATGAGCGATGCTGATTCGAAAATTGCTGCTGTATTGAGCAATCCTTCTCAGTACCCGATTATGACTAGCAACGACGATAACGCTATGTTGGCTTATCCTGGTTTGCCTTACCGTAATCCAATTTTCAACACCTTATTCTCACGTACCGACCAGGGTGTTAGTCAAACAATGATTGACTACCTGAATGCAAGAACCGACCCAAGGGTTCATATCTATGCTCAGCCTATTCCTAAAAGTGTAGGAACTGAAACATTAGTATATAACGGTCACCAAAACGGTTTATCACACGCTGCTGCAACTTTCCAAAACATTTCGATTTTGGGAACTGCAATTGCTTACACCGAAACTGCTCCGTTGTATGTATTATGTGCTGACGAGGTTGAATTAATTCAGGCAGAGTACTACATGCGCGCCGGCGACGACGCTGCTGCACAAGCTCACTACGAAGCTGGTATTGCTGCAAGTATGGATCGTTGGGGATGTACTGACGGTGCTACAATTACTCCGTCGAACCGCGATGGCGACGACCTGTCGGCATACAGTGTTACTGTTGACCAGGCTGCTTACCTTGCCGATCCGCTGGTAGCATGGGGTGGTTCTGATGCTGAGAAATTCCAGAAAATTATTGAGCAAAAATGGGCTGCTATGTTCGGCCAGGGTGTACAGGCATGGATTGAGGTACGTCGTACCGGTTTCCCTGCACGTATATTCGAATACGAACTGGAAGGCGCTTATTATCCTAATATGGGTATGCCTACACGTTTGACTTACTCAACTGTAGAAGATACTTATAACGGTGCAAACCTTGACGCTGCAAAAGAACGTCAGGGTGTTCAGGACCTGAACGAAGGACTGTTCGGAAGCTGGGTATGGTGGAACACCAGAAGAAACCCGATTCCTACAGAAATCGATCCTCCTGCTGCTGATAAACAATAA
- a CDS encoding YjjG family noncanonical pyrimidine nucleotidase translates to MRKKYTHLFFDLDNTLWDFKTNSKCAMQETFNILQLDKKGVAFDAFFDIYSRNNTNLWTAYRKKEVSKKELTRQRFQLTFDSLAINGVDALAMNELYLHEMPKQSHLIEGAKEILDYAKSKVYRLFIITNGFKEVQHAKLKRSGLDPYFEKVFISEEIKMPKPGREIFEHAIKSANAKKKSSVMIGDDWDVDICGATNFGIDAIYYNHLKQPVPELKNTVQVIHSLSGLSSIL, encoded by the coding sequence ATGAGAAAAAAATATACACATCTTTTTTTTGATCTGGATAACACCTTGTGGGATTTTAAAACAAACTCAAAATGTGCAATGCAGGAGACTTTCAATATTCTTCAGCTGGATAAAAAGGGGGTGGCATTTGATGCTTTTTTCGATATCTACAGCCGGAATAATACTAATCTTTGGACGGCCTATCGTAAAAAGGAAGTTTCAAAAAAAGAACTTACCCGCCAACGTTTTCAGCTCACTTTTGATTCGTTAGCAATAAACGGAGTTGATGCCCTGGCAATGAACGAGCTTTACCTGCACGAAATGCCTAAACAGTCGCATTTAATTGAGGGGGCAAAAGAAATTCTGGACTATGCTAAATCAAAAGTTTATCGCTTGTTTATCATTACCAACGGATTTAAAGAAGTTCAGCACGCGAAATTAAAACGCTCTGGTCTTGATCCCTATTTTGAAAAGGTGTTTATATCGGAAGAAATAAAAATGCCCAAACCCGGCCGCGAAATATTTGAGCATGCGATTAAGTCGGCCAATGCCAAAAAGAAATCGAGCGTGATGATTGGCGACGATTGGGACGTGGATATTTGCGGTGCGACTAACTTTGGGATAGATGCCATATATTATAACCATTTAAAACAACCCGTACCTGAATTAAAAAATACGGTTCAGGTAATTCATTCGCTCTCCGGATTGTCGTCAATCCTGTAA
- a CDS encoding SusC/RagA family TonB-linked outer membrane protein — protein MKKFAIFLSILLFMGNLVAFAQTKTLTGTVTSADDEMPIPGVSVAVKGTTLGTVTNIDGVYELKAPEDAKTLILSFVGMKTQEITIGSSTSIDVVMQPDVLGLDEVVVTALGQSREKKGLAYAVQDIEGEELMTAREANVVNSLQGKLSGVQITNTSGNVGAGSRIVVRGMSTLTGNNMPLFVVDGVPIINSYSSVGAYSGTDYGNSSADINPADIETISILKGANAAALYGSRAVNGVVLITTKNGKSGKKGLGVSIQQNMMWSNPLKLPDFQDLYGQGYDGEFEYVDGNWGGVNDGIDESWGPRLDGRLIPQFDSPYDPVTGERTPTPWVAHPDNIKNLFDTGLNSTTSVAVNRMEDDYNYRLSVSRQDQTGMIPNTDQTKNTFTLNGGLNVTDKLRVNGSASYVLTESDNIMSSGYTSAGIFQSTMQWFGRQVDTEYLKEHWQEIDPVSGRNVNWNHSYHDNPYWTLNKNTNSLNRERFMGNVNVSYDINEWMQFRAMVGTDAYSQRIKEVRAKGSHDWMDGQFDNFESFRRETTANAVLTFDKTIGDFDILGTAGTEYNHYEYRIDETHVASLIIPDLYAVSNAASPATTGMSETEHELQSVFASVNLGYKDMLYLDLTARNDWSSTLPADNNSYFYPSASLGFIFTEALGIESGILSYGKLRASYAQVGGTADAYSLLGTYNASDPFNGQPSLTYTNTLAPSGLKPQSKNSYEFGGELKFFDNRLSIDATYYNETTENQIMNIAISNTTGFSTKTINAGEIQNKGVELTLSATPVMTKDFSWDITANWATNTNLVKSLTGDLEYINLYNGSWGMTVRARVGEEYGQMWGYDIVRENETEILDSNGDVAYIKYSGKPVVGTDGRYIRSPQQTEIGNVTPDWYGGVNNAFRYKNFNMSFLVDFRWGGDQYSITDWFGSYSGIMAATAAVNDNGMNVRDAVEDGGGVKADAVYGKLVDGRVVLTDASGNESATPVANGTYVAAQTFYESDYWGKPSLSIYDAGFVKLREVIIGYTFNDIPYLRDIGVRDVNLSFVGRNLWIIYDNMPHVDPENGISAGNTSVGMNSTPIPSARTLGFDLKINF, from the coding sequence ATGAAAAAATTTGCGATTTTTTTATCGATTCTCCTTTTCATGGGTAATTTGGTTGCATTTGCTCAAACGAAGACATTAACCGGTACGGTTACTTCGGCTGACGATGAAATGCCAATACCCGGAGTGTCGGTTGCGGTGAAAGGAACTACACTTGGTACTGTCACCAACATTGACGGTGTTTATGAACTTAAAGCACCAGAAGACGCCAAAACTTTAATCTTAAGTTTTGTTGGTATGAAAACGCAGGAAATTACTATTGGTTCTTCAACATCAATTGATGTTGTTATGCAGCCTGATGTTCTTGGTCTGGACGAGGTTGTGGTAACAGCTCTTGGTCAGTCACGCGAGAAAAAAGGTCTTGCTTACGCTGTTCAGGATATTGAAGGTGAAGAATTAATGACTGCTCGCGAAGCTAACGTTGTTAACTCGCTGCAAGGTAAACTTTCAGGAGTTCAGATTACAAACACTTCTGGTAACGTTGGTGCTGGTTCTCGTATCGTTGTTCGTGGTATGAGTACATTAACCGGTAATAACATGCCTTTGTTTGTTGTTGACGGAGTTCCAATCATCAACTCTTACTCATCAGTTGGTGCGTACAGTGGTACTGACTACGGTAACTCATCAGCAGATATTAACCCTGCAGATATCGAAACTATTTCGATATTGAAAGGAGCAAACGCCGCTGCACTTTATGGTTCACGTGCGGTAAATGGTGTTGTGCTTATTACTACCAAAAACGGTAAATCAGGAAAAAAAGGTTTAGGAGTTTCTATACAACAGAACATGATGTGGTCGAACCCACTGAAATTGCCGGATTTCCAGGATCTTTACGGTCAGGGTTACGATGGCGAGTTTGAATATGTTGATGGTAACTGGGGTGGTGTAAATGATGGTATTGACGAATCGTGGGGACCACGTCTTGATGGTCGTTTGATTCCTCAGTTCGACAGCCCATACGATCCGGTAACCGGAGAGCGTACCCCAACTCCATGGGTTGCACATCCTGATAACATTAAAAATCTTTTCGATACAGGTTTAAACAGTACTACTTCTGTTGCTGTTAACCGTATGGAAGACGATTATAACTACCGTTTGTCTGTATCTCGTCAAGATCAAACAGGTATGATTCCTAATACCGATCAAACAAAAAATACATTCACTTTGAATGGTGGTTTAAATGTAACCGACAAATTAAGAGTTAACGGTTCAGCATCATACGTATTAACTGAAAGTGACAACATCATGTCATCGGGTTATACTTCAGCAGGTATTTTCCAAAGTACCATGCAGTGGTTCGGTCGTCAGGTTGATACTGAATACCTGAAAGAGCACTGGCAGGAAATCGATCCTGTATCGGGACGTAACGTAAACTGGAACCACAGTTACCACGATAACCCATACTGGACTTTGAATAAAAACACTAACTCGTTGAATCGTGAGCGTTTTATGGGTAACGTAAATGTTTCATACGATATTAACGAGTGGATGCAGTTCAGAGCAATGGTTGGTACCGATGCTTACTCGCAGCGTATTAAAGAAGTTCGTGCCAAAGGTTCGCACGACTGGATGGACGGACAGTTTGATAACTTCGAATCATTCCGCAGAGAGACAACTGCCAACGCAGTTCTGACATTTGATAAAACTATTGGTGATTTTGATATCCTGGGAACTGCAGGTACAGAATACAACCATTACGAATATCGTATTGACGAAACACACGTGGCAAGTTTAATTATTCCTGATTTGTATGCAGTAAGTAACGCTGCTTCTCCAGCAACTACAGGAATGAGCGAAACTGAGCATGAACTACAGAGTGTATTTGCCAGCGTTAACCTGGGTTACAAAGACATGTTATACCTTGACTTAACTGCCCGTAACGACTGGTCTTCTACATTACCTGCTGATAATAACTCTTACTTCTACCCATCAGCTTCTCTTGGATTTATTTTCACTGAAGCGCTTGGAATTGAATCAGGTATTCTTTCATACGGTAAATTAAGAGCCAGTTATGCACAGGTTGGTGGTACAGCTGATGCTTATTCGTTACTTGGAACATACAACGCTTCTGACCCATTCAACGGTCAGCCTTCGTTAACTTACACCAACACTTTGGCTCCATCAGGATTGAAACCACAATCGAAAAACTCTTATGAGTTTGGTGGTGAGTTGAAATTCTTCGATAACCGTTTGAGTATTGATGCAACATACTACAACGAGACCACTGAAAATCAGATTATGAACATTGCCATCTCGAATACTACCGGTTTTAGCACAAAAACAATTAACGCCGGTGAGATTCAGAACAAAGGGGTAGAGCTTACTTTAAGTGCAACTCCGGTAATGACAAAAGATTTCTCTTGGGATATCACTGCTAACTGGGCAACCAACACCAACCTTGTGAAGTCGTTAACAGGTGACCTGGAATACATTAACTTGTATAACGGATCATGGGGAATGACAGTTCGTGCCCGCGTTGGAGAAGAATATGGTCAGATGTGGGGATATGACATTGTTCGCGAAAACGAAACAGAAATTCTTGACTCGAACGGTGATGTAGCTTACATTAAATACAGCGGAAAACCAGTTGTAGGTACTGATGGTCGTTACATTCGTTCGCCACAACAAACCGAAATTGGTAACGTTACTCCAGACTGGTATGGTGGTGTTAACAATGCATTCCGTTACAAAAACTTTAACATGAGCTTCCTTGTTGACTTCCGTTGGGGTGGCGACCAATACTCAATTACCGACTGGTTTGGTAGTTACTCGGGTATTATGGCTGCTACTGCTGCTGTAAACGACAATGGAATGAACGTACGTGATGCCGTTGAAGATGGTGGTGGTGTTAAAGCCGACGCAGTTTACGGTAAATTAGTTGACGGACGTGTTGTATTAACTGATGCTTCAGGTAACGAATCGGCAACACCTGTTGCCAACGGAACTTATGTTGCAGCTCAAACTTTCTATGAAAGTGACTACTGGGGAAAACCAAGTTTATCAATTTACGATGCAGGTTTCGTAAAACTTCGCGAAGTAATTATTGGATACACTTTCAACGATATCCCTTACCTGAGAGATATTGGTGTAAGAGACGTAAACTTGTCGTTTGTTGGTCGTAACCTTTGGATTATCTACGACAACATGCCACATGTAGACCCAGAGAACGGAATCAGTGCCGGTAACACGTCAGTAGGTATGAACTCTACTCCAATTCCATCGGCAAGAACACTTGGTTTCGACTTGAAAATAAACTTTTAA